In Halobacillus amylolyticus, the following proteins share a genomic window:
- a CDS encoding ROK family transcriptional regulator: MKVNDDMENRTWNQFTIKNGNKSLVLETIIKHSPISRAEIANKTGLNKGTVSSQVIELLDEELIYEKGPGESSGGRRPVMLLFNQKAGYSIGIDIGVNYILGILTDLEGDICGENSLPLLNSDFDNIIDKLFGIIDSLISYVPASRYSIVGIGIGVPGSVSKFGNILLAPNLGWKEVNLKSLMEAKYDCPVIVENEANAGAYGEKVFGSGINENDIVYVSVGVGIGVGLILNDQLYRGTNGFAGEMGHMTIEVNGTKCRCGNVGCWELYASEQALKSYSQQLGISSELDELDTMILLAEEGCETAIQAFQTLGEYLGVGIINIVNSFNPKQVIIGNRIAKAKKWMEQPLRTKAKNNSLWFQQNDLKIDFSKLTTHSAALGVAAFAFEGFLKSNIPSTLPVSSS, from the coding sequence ATGAAAGTGAATGATGATATGGAAAACAGGACGTGGAATCAATTTACTATTAAGAATGGAAACAAATCATTAGTTTTAGAAACTATTATAAAGCACTCCCCCATTTCCCGGGCAGAGATCGCCAATAAGACAGGTCTTAACAAAGGCACCGTTTCCTCACAAGTTATCGAACTCTTGGATGAGGAGTTAATCTATGAAAAAGGACCAGGAGAATCAAGTGGGGGAAGAAGACCTGTTATGTTGCTTTTTAATCAAAAAGCTGGCTATTCAATAGGAATAGATATTGGTGTTAATTATATCCTTGGCATACTGACAGACTTGGAGGGGGATATTTGCGGCGAGAATTCTCTTCCGCTTCTAAACTCTGATTTTGACAATATTATTGACAAGTTATTCGGGATCATAGATTCCCTCATCTCCTATGTTCCAGCCAGTCGCTACAGTATTGTAGGGATTGGCATCGGCGTACCAGGTTCGGTAAGTAAGTTTGGAAATATTCTGCTTGCCCCTAACTTAGGTTGGAAGGAAGTTAATTTAAAAAGTTTAATGGAAGCTAAATATGATTGCCCAGTTATTGTAGAAAACGAAGCGAATGCTGGCGCTTACGGAGAGAAGGTGTTTGGCTCTGGAATAAATGAGAATGACATCGTATATGTCAGTGTAGGAGTCGGTATTGGTGTTGGCTTAATATTAAATGACCAATTGTACAGAGGAACAAATGGATTTGCCGGGGAAATGGGACACATGACCATCGAAGTCAATGGCACGAAATGCAGATGCGGGAACGTGGGGTGCTGGGAGTTATATGCCTCCGAACAAGCTCTAAAAAGTTACTCGCAGCAACTGGGCATATCCAGTGAACTAGATGAACTCGATACAATGATACTACTGGCCGAAGAAGGATGTGAAACCGCCATTCAAGCATTTCAAACGCTCGGGGAGTATTTAGGAGTCGGAATCATTAATATCGTCAACTCATTCAATCCTAAACAAGTCATCATTGGAAATAGAATAGCAAAAGCTAAAAAGTGGATGGAACAACCGCTGCGTACAAAAGCCAAAAATAACTCGTTATGGTTCCAACAAAATGATCTAAAAATAGATTTTTCAAAATTAACAACGCATTCCGCCGCACTAGGAGTTGCTGCATTTGCATTTGAAGGCTTTTTGAAATCAAATATTCCAAGCACCTTACCTGTGAGTTCAAGCTAA
- a CDS encoding ABC transporter substrate-binding protein has protein sequence MKKKAITTLLSLAFILLALVGCSGAEESNSASDGEKTIEFMHLWPEGSSAKHNKIVSDIVADFESQNEGITVDVEVLSNEQYKDKIKVLATSDELPDVGLTWAAGYLKPYVEAGQFAPLDDLLEGELADSFVSGTTEPYAIDGSTYGLPLELNVANIFYNKAIFEEYGLEAPETYEDLKNVITTLKENEVAPIALGNKDSWTGSMWYMYFADRIGGSEALTKAISGDGSFEDPALVKAAEKVQELADMGAFIRGTNGISDQEAKSMFMNEQAAMYLIATWDLPNYTTNEQVPQEFRDSVGYFKFPTVNGNGDKDSFVGGPGVGMFVAENSDVKAEAKEFVSFFIKEWGEKSVKEAGVIPATKVDAESMELPQMYVNVLNDLNNASNLTLFADVQMNPDAAQVHLDQIQALFGGEVTPEQFAEAHEEALSKQE, from the coding sequence ATGAAAAAGAAAGCGATTACAACGCTCTTGTCTTTAGCTTTTATTCTGTTAGCGCTGGTTGGATGTAGTGGAGCTGAGGAGAGCAATTCAGCTTCAGATGGCGAAAAGACGATTGAGTTTATGCATCTGTGGCCTGAAGGAAGTTCAGCTAAGCATAACAAAATTGTGAGTGATATTGTTGCTGACTTTGAAAGCCAAAATGAGGGGATAACTGTTGACGTTGAAGTGCTAAGCAATGAGCAATACAAAGATAAGATTAAAGTATTAGCTACCTCTGATGAACTGCCTGATGTTGGTTTGACTTGGGCTGCTGGATACTTAAAGCCTTACGTGGAAGCCGGACAATTTGCTCCATTAGATGATCTGCTGGAGGGAGAGTTGGCTGACTCCTTCGTTTCGGGTACTACAGAGCCTTATGCGATAGATGGATCGACTTATGGCCTGCCTCTTGAGCTTAATGTTGCCAATATTTTCTATAATAAAGCTATATTTGAGGAGTATGGGCTCGAGGCCCCTGAAACATATGAGGATCTAAAAAATGTAATAACAACGCTAAAAGAAAACGAGGTAGCACCTATTGCCCTTGGAAATAAAGACAGCTGGACAGGTTCCATGTGGTATATGTACTTTGCAGATCGAATTGGTGGCTCTGAAGCATTAACGAAAGCAATTAGTGGAGATGGTTCCTTTGAAGACCCTGCACTTGTTAAGGCAGCTGAAAAAGTACAAGAACTAGCAGACATGGGCGCTTTTATCCGTGGAACGAATGGCATTTCTGACCAGGAGGCCAAAAGTATGTTTATGAATGAGCAGGCAGCTATGTATCTAATCGCAACCTGGGATTTGCCGAACTATACAACAAATGAACAGGTCCCGCAAGAGTTCCGGGATTCTGTTGGCTACTTTAAGTTCCCAACTGTAAATGGAAATGGAGATAAAGATAGCTTTGTGGGCGGACCAGGCGTTGGAATGTTTGTAGCTGAAAACTCTGACGTAAAAGCAGAAGCGAAAGAGTTTGTATCTTTCTTCATTAAGGAGTGGGGCGAAAAATCTGTGAAAGAAGCAGGCGTCATTCCAGCAACAAAAGTTGACGCTGAATCTATGGAGCTGCCTCAAATGTATGTCAATGTATTAAATGATCTGAACAATGCAAGCAACTTAACACTGTTTGCCGATGTTCAAATGAATCCAGATGCCGCTCAAGTTCACTTGGATCAGATCCAGGCTCTATTTGGAGGGGAAGTAACACCTGAACAATTTGCTGAAGCCCATGAGGAAGCTCTCTCAAAACAAGAGTAG
- the xylA gene encoding xylose isomerase, whose protein sequence is MTYFTNINRIQYEGPKSTNPYAFKFYNPEEKVGNQTMEEFLRFSVAYWHTFTEDLSDPFGVGTAVRSWDKYEGMDLAKARVEAAFEFFDKMNVPYFCFHDVDIAPEGSNLRESNQNLDTIVSMIKDYMKDSKTKLLWNTVNNFTHPRFVHGAASSNSADVFAYAAAKVKKGLEIGKELGSENYVFWGGREGYETLLNTDMKLELDNLGRFFHLAVNYADEIGYDGQFLIEPKPKEPTTHQYDFDVASGYAFLQRYDLQDRFKFNIEANHATLAGHTFEHELQYARVNGLLGSVDANQGHPLLGWDTDEFPTDLYATTLAMYEIIKNGGLGHGGLNFDAKVRRGSFAPEDLFHAHIAGMDSFAVGFKVAQKLYDDRVLEEIIEERYDSFGRGIGKEIVEGKANFHSLEDHALKLDAIPQKSGQLEKIKSTLNQYLLRAYAGE, encoded by the coding sequence ATGACATACTTTACTAACATTAATCGCATTCAATATGAGGGACCCAAATCGACTAATCCATACGCGTTCAAATTTTACAATCCAGAAGAAAAAGTAGGGAATCAAACGATGGAGGAATTTCTACGCTTCAGCGTTGCCTACTGGCACACCTTTACAGAGGACTTATCTGATCCTTTTGGTGTTGGCACAGCTGTACGGTCGTGGGATAAATACGAGGGGATGGATCTAGCTAAGGCTCGAGTGGAAGCGGCCTTTGAATTCTTCGATAAGATGAATGTTCCTTATTTCTGCTTTCATGATGTGGATATCGCCCCTGAAGGAAGCAATTTAAGAGAATCGAATCAAAACTTGGATACAATTGTAAGCATGATTAAGGATTATATGAAAGATAGTAAAACGAAACTTCTATGGAACACGGTAAATAACTTTACCCATCCACGCTTTGTCCATGGGGCAGCCTCATCAAATAGCGCCGATGTTTTTGCCTATGCTGCAGCCAAAGTGAAAAAGGGCCTCGAAATTGGAAAGGAGTTAGGTTCTGAAAACTATGTATTCTGGGGTGGACGTGAAGGTTATGAGACGCTTTTGAATACAGATATGAAGCTGGAACTTGATAATCTAGGCCGATTCTTCCATTTAGCGGTTAATTATGCGGACGAAATCGGGTATGACGGTCAATTTCTTATTGAACCGAAGCCTAAGGAGCCAACAACGCATCAATATGACTTTGATGTTGCTTCTGGCTATGCCTTTTTACAAAGATATGATCTTCAAGATCGTTTTAAATTTAATATTGAGGCCAATCATGCAACGCTTGCGGGGCACACGTTTGAACATGAACTTCAATATGCACGTGTGAATGGGCTGTTAGGATCTGTGGATGCCAACCAGGGCCACCCCCTTTTAGGTTGGGATACGGACGAATTTCCAACCGATCTATACGCAACGACGCTTGCTATGTATGAAATTATTAAAAACGGCGGTCTTGGTCATGGAGGACTGAACTTTGATGCAAAGGTTCGTCGTGGATCCTTTGCACCCGAGGACTTGTTCCATGCTCACATTGCAGGTATGGATAGCTTTGCTGTTGGATTTAAGGTTGCTCAGAAATTATACGATGACCGTGTGCTGGAGGAGATCATTGAGGAAAGGTACGATAGTTTTGGCAGAGGGATTGGAAAAGAAATTGTCGAGGGAAAAGCTAATTTTCATTCATTAGAAGACCATGCTCTGAAGTTAGATGCAATTCCACAAAAATCAGGCCAATTGGAAAAAATTAAATCTACCTTAAACCAGTATTTGTTGAGGGCCTATGCAGGGGAATGA
- a CDS encoding YesL family protein — protein sequence MNLFGSQLYRIMEWVTRFAFLQVLWIVFTIAGLGIFGIFPSTIAVFSIIRNWILGKDHTPLFKSFIHYYKTEFWKSNLLGAFVLIIVSLISIDIYYVQLSSIFTWTYIPLFSFMLISVLFIFYTFPVFVHYDLTILQTLKNSFLIMLISPIQSLLIIISLISLFIIMRYLPALGFIFGISSYSFVTMWLSLHAFRNVSKMQAPSASNDS from the coding sequence ATGAATCTCTTTGGAAGTCAGTTATATAGAATAATGGAATGGGTGACGCGATTCGCTTTCTTACAAGTTTTATGGATCGTTTTCACCATCGCTGGTTTAGGAATTTTTGGTATATTTCCTTCTACGATTGCCGTGTTCTCTATCATCCGAAATTGGATTTTAGGCAAAGATCATACGCCTTTGTTCAAATCGTTTATTCACTATTACAAAACTGAATTTTGGAAAAGTAACCTTTTAGGTGCCTTTGTCTTGATCATTGTTTCTCTGATCAGTATAGACATTTACTATGTTCAATTAAGCAGTATATTTACTTGGACTTACATCCCCTTATTCTCTTTCATGCTTATTTCAGTATTATTTATTTTCTATACTTTCCCAGTATTTGTACATTATGATCTTACTATTTTACAAACACTTAAAAACTCTTTCCTCATTATGCTAATCAGCCCAATTCAAAGTTTACTGATCATTATCTCTCTCATTTCCCTGTTTATCATTATGAGATATCTACCCGCTCTAGGGTTCATATTTGGTATAAGCAGTTATTCATTCGTAACGATGTGGCTAAGTCTTCATGCATTTCGAAATGTTAGTAAAATGCAAGCTCCCTCTGCATCAAATGATTCTTAG
- a CDS encoding carbohydrate ABC transporter permease, whose product MNRLGYIILYLCLGVVAVFQILPIIWLFLFSLKGNREIFAGSPFALPKEWKWENYLKVWEGGIGTYFFNSVWITVVAIVFTSLFASMATFAITRMQWKFNKFVLGLFMVGLMIPIHSSIIPLFSMFLNVGLIDNPWSIVITYTGYNLPITMMILLGFYYTLPREIEEAAVIDGCSIHRMFFRIILPMTTPVLSTIVIINMIYNWNEFVFVNTFISSDKYKTLTVGIQNFIGQYMTDWGAIGATLVISLLPILIAFIFFSNKVVEGISSSAVKG is encoded by the coding sequence TTGAATCGTTTGGGATATATTATTCTTTACTTATGTCTTGGGGTAGTCGCTGTTTTTCAAATACTACCGATCATCTGGTTATTTCTATTCTCACTAAAAGGTAATCGGGAGATATTCGCTGGATCACCTTTTGCCTTGCCGAAAGAGTGGAAGTGGGAAAACTATCTTAAAGTTTGGGAGGGTGGTATTGGGACTTACTTTTTTAATAGTGTCTGGATTACCGTCGTAGCTATTGTCTTCACATCACTTTTTGCCAGTATGGCTACCTTCGCTATTACAAGGATGCAGTGGAAATTTAACAAATTCGTACTTGGGTTGTTCATGGTAGGTTTAATGATACCGATTCATTCTTCGATCATACCGTTGTTTAGCATGTTTTTAAATGTAGGTTTAATCGACAACCCATGGTCAATTGTAATCACTTATACCGGGTATAACTTGCCTATTACCATGATGATTTTACTTGGTTTTTACTATACATTGCCACGTGAAATTGAAGAAGCAGCCGTGATTGATGGTTGTTCCATTCATAGAATGTTTTTTAGAATCATCTTACCGATGACCACTCCCGTCCTATCAACGATTGTGATTATTAATATGATTTATAACTGGAATGAATTTGTATTTGTTAATACGTTTATCAGCTCGGACAAATACAAAACACTCACAGTTGGGATACAGAACTTCATCGGGCAATATATGACCGATTGGGGAGCTATTGGTGCGACACTAGTCATAAGCTTATTACCTATTTTGATAGCTTTTATTTTCTTTAGTAATAAAGTAGTTGAAGGAATTTCATCTAGTGCGGTGAAAGGGTAA
- a CDS encoding carbohydrate ABC transporter permease: MNKVMSNKWMIAIYILPALLLVGILIFIPLILTAYYGLMDWNGIGAMEFIGLENYINAIQDKNFWDSALHSFLLAIFSTLSLAIYLAVSMILASKIKGADFLRKIYLIPMLLSSVAIAQLWIKVFNPTNGILNRILLFFGVEKPPIWLANPDIVLYAIFIPILWQYAGFYILIYYAALKNIPNSLIEAAKIDGASPIQIAYKIKLPLIMGVVKVTIVLAIVGSLKYFDLIYVMTGGGPNGASEVMASYMYKLAFSTNDFGYGSAIGFLLLIITLIVTVIIRRLTANDEEVQY; the protein is encoded by the coding sequence ATGAACAAAGTCATGTCTAATAAGTGGATGATTGCTATCTATATTCTCCCAGCCCTCTTATTAGTTGGAATTCTGATCTTTATCCCATTAATTCTAACCGCATACTACGGGTTGATGGATTGGAATGGAATAGGGGCCATGGAGTTTATAGGTTTAGAAAACTATATTAATGCGATCCAGGATAAAAACTTCTGGGATAGTGCTCTCCATTCTTTTTTATTGGCAATATTTTCCACGTTAAGCTTGGCAATTTATCTCGCTGTATCTATGATTCTTGCTTCTAAAATAAAAGGGGCGGATTTCTTAAGAAAGATATACCTTATTCCTATGCTGCTATCTTCAGTTGCTATTGCTCAGTTGTGGATTAAGGTTTTTAATCCTACAAATGGTATATTAAATAGAATTTTACTATTCTTTGGAGTTGAAAAACCTCCGATTTGGCTTGCTAATCCTGATATTGTCTTGTATGCAATTTTCATACCTATCCTATGGCAATATGCTGGTTTTTATATTTTGATTTACTATGCAGCATTAAAAAATATTCCTAACTCACTCATTGAAGCAGCAAAGATAGATGGTGCTTCTCCAATCCAAATTGCTTATAAAATTAAACTTCCGCTTATTATGGGAGTTGTAAAAGTGACTATAGTGCTAGCCATTGTTGGTTCACTGAAATACTTCGATTTAATCTATGTCATGACAGGTGGAGGTCCAAATGGAGCTAGTGAGGTAATGGCTTCTTATATGTACAAGCTCGCTTTTAGCACTAATGACTTTGGTTATGGTAGTGCAATTGGATTTCTGCTATTAATTATTACATTAATTGTTACAGTGATTATTCGTAGATTAACGGCTAACGATGAGGAAGTTCAATATTAG